A single region of the Candidatus Thermokryptus mobilis genome encodes:
- a CDS encoding TonB-dependent receptor family protein, with protein sequence MILVLILLISSFSFAQDTVKTYYLGEIEVTAYRVGGEALNLPMAVSSIGREYITLKRTISLSDVLNYVPGVLAQSRAGASDIRLTIRGFGSRGFGDKSNAGTIRGIKILVDGFPETEPDGRTSLDFVDLLATEQIEIIRTNASTLFGNASGGIVNFETFKVKESFVELSSMVGSFGLFHRGVKVGLKLSDADVFLIGTGFDFDGWRKNSSAKKRQIYSTLKFKFSNISQFKLVAGFSSHLFYIPGPLTYAQFIDNPSVANEIYFSRRERRYNRIGKIGVNFTTQLRQNHSFDMRLYLMPKVLQRSERNTFRDFNRYFFGGAFSYQYYDENTKLKPKFILGYDDSYQDGTILFYNLINGERGDSLRTNKREGGRTFGFFARLEVQPFDKIFLSAGGRYDFQVYTSEIYPTGVKVRTRRDVLTLRHFTPSFSVLFKLAKNSTVYFTLSGGVEAPAFNEVDPPPELKDVSLNPLLKPMTSQTYEIGFKGISFFNGSIFQNLMYSFSTFRILIKDEIVPYENGKWFFSAGKSERKGFELSSRIGLKYANLNFAFTYIDAKYLKYENDLGDHSGKVVPGIPNLWWNANLNFNFKPLTLSVELAHTGRYFADDSNDIKVSSYTILNLSVSAEFKFLGFGARLLGGVNNLTNEKYIASVFINPERKVPYSFIEPGLPRNIFVGVSVRYRPLDLVL encoded by the coding sequence ATGATTTTAGTTTTGATTTTATTGATTTCAAGTTTCTCTTTCGCACAGGACACAGTAAAGACATATTATTTAGGTGAGATTGAAGTTACTGCTTATCGTGTTGGTGGTGAGGCATTAAATCTTCCCATGGCTGTTAGTTCAATTGGTCGTGAGTATATAACTTTAAAGAGAACAATCAGTTTATCTGATGTCTTAAATTATGTTCCTGGTGTTCTTGCGCAGAGTAGAGCCGGGGCTTCGGACATAAGATTAACGATCCGGGGTTTCGGCTCTCGCGGTTTTGGAGATAAATCCAACGCTGGAACGATAAGGGGGATTAAAATACTTGTTGACGGTTTTCCGGAAACCGAGCCAGATGGTAGAACCTCGCTTGATTTTGTTGATTTACTTGCAACGGAACAAATTGAGATTATAAGAACTAACGCATCAACCTTATTTGGCAACGCTTCTGGTGGTATTGTTAATTTTGAAACCTTTAAGGTGAAGGAATCTTTCGTTGAATTGAGCAGTATGGTCGGAAGTTTTGGTTTATTTCATCGTGGTGTAAAAGTTGGGCTTAAATTAAGCGATGCTGATGTTTTCCTTATTGGGACGGGTTTTGATTTTGATGGCTGGCGCAAGAATAGCTCGGCGAAAAAAAGGCAAATATATTCAACTTTAAAATTTAAATTTTCAAATATATCTCAATTTAAACTTGTTGCTGGTTTCTCATCCCATCTTTTTTATATTCCTGGTCCACTGACATATGCGCAGTTTATTGATAATCCTTCCGTTGCAAATGAGATTTACTTTTCAAGAAGAGAGCGCAGATACAATCGCATAGGTAAAATAGGTGTAAATTTCACAACACAATTGAGGCAAAATCATAGTTTTGATATGCGCCTTTACCTTATGCCGAAGGTTTTGCAAAGGTCTGAAAGAAATACATTTCGTGATTTCAATCGCTACTTTTTTGGTGGGGCGTTTTCCTATCAATATTATGATGAGAACACAAAACTTAAACCGAAGTTTATCCTCGGATATGATGATTCCTATCAAGACGGAACGATTTTGTTTTATAATCTTATCAATGGGGAGCGAGGTGATTCCTTAAGAACCAATAAGAGAGAAGGCGGAAGGACATTTGGATTTTTTGCACGCCTTGAAGTTCAACCATTTGATAAAATTTTTCTCTCGGCTGGTGGAAGATATGATTTTCAAGTATACACAAGCGAAATCTATCCAACTGGAGTAAAAGTTAGAACAAGGCGTGATGTTTTAACCCTTAGACATTTTACGCCGTCTTTTTCAGTTTTGTTCAAATTGGCTAAAAATAGCACAGTTTATTTTACTTTAAGCGGTGGCGTTGAAGCACCGGCTTTTAATGAAGTTGATCCACCGCCAGAGTTAAAAGATGTTTCTCTAAACCCACTTTTAAAACCGATGACTTCGCAAACTTACGAAATCGGGTTTAAAGGGATATCTTTTTTTAACGGATCAATTTTTCAAAATTTGATGTATTCATTTTCTACTTTTAGAATTTTAATCAAGGATGAAATTGTCCCTTATGAAAATGGTAAATGGTTTTTTTCGGCGGGAAAATCTGAAAGAAAGGGATTTGAACTCAGCTCAAGGATCGGTTTGAAATACGCCAATTTAAACTTTGCCTTCACATATATTGATGCGAAATATTTAAAATATGAGAACGATCTGGGCGATCACTCTGGTAAAGTTGTCCCTGGGATTCCAAATCTTTGGTGGAATGCGAATTTAAATTTTAATTTTAAACCCCTCACTTTAAGTGTTGAGTTAGCTCACACTGGCAGATATTTCGCTGATGATTCAAATGATATCAAAGTTTCAAGTTATACAATTTTGAATTTATCTGTTTCAGCCGAGTTCAAGTTTCTTGGTTTTGGCGCACGACTTTTAGGTGGGGTGAACAATCTAACCAATGAGAAATATATCGCCTCTGTCTTTATAAATCCAGAGCGTAAAGTTCCTTATTCATTCATTGAACCAGGTCTTCCGAGGAATATTTTTGTGGGGGTTTCGGTTAGATATAGACCTCTTGACTTAGTTCTTTAA
- a CDS encoding TlpA disulfide reductase family protein yields MRKFCFIRFLFTTAVLLILVFNFCYTQQGTGAVFQDFVLNDFVGVRYKFSSIFDSGKVVILNFWASWCEPCLKELVELKDIYDKYYELGLRIVAVNIDSENNLIKAKRFMLQNKLKYIMLYDRYGEVRKLYGIESIPQLFIFDGKGRVRYHHKGFKNIEIIEGEIKEIIQQTK; encoded by the coding sequence ATGAGGAAGTTCTGTTTCATTAGGTTTCTTTTTACCACCGCAGTTTTATTGATTTTAGTTTTTAACTTTTGTTACACGCAACAGGGAACGGGGGCAGTTTTTCAGGATTTTGTGCTTAACGACTTCGTAGGAGTTAGGTATAAATTTTCATCCATTTTTGATTCGGGGAAGGTTGTGATTTTAAATTTTTGGGCTTCGTGGTGTGAACCCTGTTTAAAGGAGCTTGTCGAGCTAAAAGATATTTATGATAAGTACTACGAGCTTGGACTTAGGATTGTGGCAGTTAATATTGACTCTGAAAATAACCTGATAAAGGCAAAGCGGTTTATGTTACAGAACAAGCTTAAATACATAATGCTTTATGATAGATATGGTGAAGTTAGAAAACTCTATGGGATTGAGTCAATTCCTCAATTGTTTATCTTTGATGGAAAGGGGAGAGTTAGATATCATCATAAAGGTTTTAAGAATATAGAGATCATAGAGGGTGAAATAAAAGAGATCATCCAACAAACAAAATGA